A DNA window from Rhizobium jaguaris contains the following coding sequences:
- the hisF gene encoding imidazole glycerol phosphate synthase subunit HisF, giving the protein MTLKARVIPCLDVKDGRVVKGVNFLNLVDAGDPVEAAKAYDAAGADELCFLDITASSDNRETIFDVVARTAEQCFMPVTVGGGVRTIADIRKLLLCGADKVSINSAAVNNPDFVAEAADKFGNQCIVVSIDAKRRRTEALGDDNLSAWEIYTHGGRNATGIDAVDFARKMVERGAGELLVTSMDRDGTKVGYDLELTRAIADAVRVPVIASGGVGDLDDLVAGIKEGHATAVLAASIFHFGTYSVGEAKHYMSQHGIAMRLD; this is encoded by the coding sequence ATGACCCTGAAGGCCCGCGTCATCCCCTGCCTCGACGTCAAGGACGGCCGTGTCGTCAAAGGTGTCAACTTTCTCAACCTCGTCGATGCCGGCGATCCCGTCGAAGCCGCCAAGGCTTATGACGCCGCCGGCGCTGACGAACTCTGCTTCCTCGATATCACTGCCTCTTCCGACAATAGGGAGACGATCTTCGATGTCGTGGCCCGCACCGCCGAACAATGCTTCATGCCGGTGACGGTCGGCGGCGGCGTTCGGACCATCGCCGATATCCGCAAACTTCTGCTTTGCGGCGCCGACAAGGTTTCGATCAACTCGGCTGCCGTTAACAATCCGGATTTCGTCGCCGAGGCGGCCGACAAGTTCGGCAATCAATGCATCGTCGTCTCAATCGACGCCAAGCGGCGGCGCACGGAAGCACTCGGCGACGACAATTTGAGCGCCTGGGAAATCTATACCCACGGCGGCCGCAACGCGACCGGCATCGATGCCGTCGATTTTGCCCGCAAGATGGTCGAACGCGGCGCCGGTGAGCTGCTGGTCACCTCGATGGATCGCGACGGCACCAAGGTCGGCTATGATCTCGAGCTGACGCGAGCGATCGCGGATGCCGTACGTGTTCCGGTGATTGCCTCCGGCGGCGTCGGCGATCTCGACGATCTGGTTGCCGGCATCAAGGAAGGCCATGCAACGGCCGTGCTCGCAGCTTCGATTTTCCACTTCGGCACCTATTCGGTCGGCGAAGCGAAACACTATATGTCACAGCATGGCATCGCCATGCGGCTCGATTAG
- a CDS encoding response regulator transcription factor — MLTIALVDDDRNILTSVSIALEAEGYKVETYTDGASALDGLLARPPQLAIFDIKMPRMDGMELLRRLRQKSDLPVIFLTSKDEEIDELFGLKMGADDFITKPFSQRLLVERVKAVLRRASSREAAAAAGGAAAAKPGAAQQARSLERGQLVMDQERHTCTWKGEPVTLTVTEFLILHSLAQRPGVVKSRDALMDAAYDEQVYVDDRTIDSHIKRLRKKFKMVDLDFDMIETLYGVGYRFREAA; from the coding sequence ATGTTGACAATCGCGCTCGTTGACGACGACCGCAATATCCTGACTTCCGTATCGATAGCTTTGGAAGCCGAGGGATATAAGGTGGAAACCTACACCGACGGCGCTTCGGCGCTCGACGGACTGCTTGCCCGGCCGCCGCAATTGGCGATCTTCGATATCAAGATGCCGCGAATGGATGGCATGGAGCTTTTGCGCCGCCTGCGGCAGAAGTCCGATCTGCCGGTCATCTTCCTGACTTCGAAGGATGAAGAGATCGACGAGCTCTTCGGCCTCAAGATGGGCGCCGACGATTTCATTACCAAGCCTTTCTCGCAGCGCCTGCTGGTCGAGCGCGTCAAGGCGGTGCTGCGCCGCGCCTCCAGTCGCGAAGCAGCCGCCGCAGCCGGCGGTGCCGCAGCGGCAAAGCCCGGCGCCGCGCAACAGGCCCGCTCGCTGGAGCGTGGTCAGCTCGTCATGGACCAGGAACGCCATACCTGCACCTGGAAAGGCGAACCGGTGACGCTGACCGTCACGGAGTTTCTGATCCTGCACTCGCTGGCGCAGCGCCCCGGCGTGGTAAAAAGCCGCGATGCCTTGATGGACGCGGCTTATGACGAACAAGTCTATGTCGACGACCGCACCATCGACAGCCACATCAAGCGGCTTCGGAAGAAATTCAAGATGGTCGATCTCGATTTTGATATGATCGAAACGCTGTATGGAGTCGGCTACCGCTTCCGCGAAGCGGCCTAG
- a CDS encoding phosphoenolpyruvate carboxykinase — MEQFGVRNPAIELESIGLGAAASVRYNLLEAHLYEEAIRRREADLTVHGALRALTGQHTGRSPKDKFVVRNNITEDQIWWDNNKPISPEHFALLHKDMLAHVHGKDLFVQDLIGGADHDYALPTRVITEFAWHSLFIRNLLIRPERAALESFVPNLTIIDLPSFRADPERHGCRTETVIACDLVNGIVLIGGTSYAGEMKKSVFTVLNYLLPERGVMPMHCSANVGPDGDAAIFFGLSGTGKTTLSADPTRTLIGDDEHGWGENGIFNFEGGCYAKTIRLSAEAEPEIYATTRRFGTVLENVVLDEHGAPDLDDGSLTENTRSAYPLHFIPNASESGMTGHPETIIMLTADAFGVMPPIAKLTPDQAMYHFLSGYTAKVAGTEKGVVEPEATFSTCFGAPFMPRHPAEYGNLLKELIARHGAGCWLVNTGWTGGAYGTGRRMPIKATRALLAAALKGDLDNVEFRIDPNFGFAVPVAVEGVDSAILDPRSTWADGQAYDAQAAKLVQMFVANFAKFEDHVDGNVRDAAPGMPVAAE, encoded by the coding sequence ATGGAGCAATTCGGCGTCCGTAATCCCGCAATCGAACTCGAATCGATCGGCCTGGGGGCCGCCGCTAGTGTGCGTTATAATCTCCTTGAAGCTCACCTTTACGAGGAAGCGATTCGTCGGCGGGAAGCCGATTTGACCGTTCACGGTGCGCTCAGAGCATTGACGGGACAACACACCGGCCGTTCGCCGAAGGACAAGTTCGTCGTCCGCAACAACATCACCGAAGACCAGATCTGGTGGGACAACAACAAGCCGATATCGCCGGAACATTTCGCGCTGCTGCACAAGGATATGCTGGCGCATGTGCACGGCAAGGACCTGTTCGTCCAGGATCTGATCGGCGGCGCCGATCATGATTACGCCTTGCCGACGCGTGTCATCACCGAATTCGCTTGGCACTCGCTGTTCATCCGCAACCTTCTCATCCGTCCCGAGCGGGCGGCACTGGAAAGCTTCGTGCCGAACCTCACGATCATCGACCTGCCGAGCTTCCGCGCCGATCCAGAGCGTCATGGCTGCCGCACGGAAACGGTAATCGCCTGCGATCTGGTCAATGGCATCGTCCTGATCGGCGGCACCTCCTATGCCGGCGAAATGAAGAAGTCGGTCTTCACCGTGCTGAATTACCTGCTGCCGGAACGCGGCGTCATGCCGATGCACTGCTCGGCGAATGTCGGCCCGGATGGCGACGCGGCGATCTTCTTCGGCCTTTCCGGCACCGGCAAGACGACGCTCTCGGCCGACCCGACGCGCACCCTGATCGGCGATGATGAGCACGGCTGGGGCGAAAACGGCATCTTCAATTTCGAAGGTGGCTGCTACGCGAAGACCATCCGCCTCTCGGCCGAGGCCGAGCCGGAAATCTACGCGACGACCCGCCGCTTCGGCACCGTGCTGGAAAATGTCGTGCTCGATGAGCATGGCGCGCCGGATCTCGACGACGGTTCGCTGACGGAGAATACCCGCAGCGCCTACCCGCTGCATTTCATTCCGAATGCTTCGGAATCCGGCATGACCGGCCATCCGGAGACCATCATCATGCTGACCGCCGACGCGTTCGGCGTCATGCCGCCAATTGCTAAGCTGACGCCGGATCAGGCGATGTATCACTTCCTTTCCGGCTACACCGCCAAGGTCGCCGGCACGGAAAAGGGCGTCGTCGAGCCGGAAGCCACGTTTTCGACCTGCTTCGGCGCTCCCTTCATGCCGCGTCATCCGGCCGAATACGGCAACCTGCTGAAGGAGCTGATTGCCCGCCACGGCGCCGGCTGCTGGCTCGTCAACACCGGCTGGACCGGTGGCGCTTACGGCACGGGCCGGCGCATGCCGATCAAGGCGACGCGTGCTTTGCTTGCCGCAGCGCTGAAGGGTGACCTCGATAACGTCGAGTTCCGCATCGACCCGAATTTCGGTTTCGCCGTCCCGGTTGCCGTCGAGGGCGTCGACAGCGCCATTCTCGATCCACGTTCCACTTGGGCCGATGGTCAGGCTTATGACGCGCAGGCGGCCAAGCTGGTGCAGATGTTCGTCGCAAACTTCGCCAAGTTCGAGGACCATGTCGACGGCAATGTTCGCGACGCGGCGCCCGGCATGCCGGTTGCAGCGGAGTAA
- a CDS encoding phosphoribosyl-ATP diphosphatase codes for MSGFTLSDLEKIVDIRSKASPEESWTAKLFAAGQPKAAKKLGEEAIEAVMAAVTGDRDNLTYEAADLLYHLLVVLKIADIPLQNVMGELERRTAQSGLQEKASR; via the coding sequence ATGAGCGGATTTACCCTTTCCGACCTCGAAAAGATCGTCGACATCAGGTCCAAGGCTTCGCCGGAAGAATCCTGGACGGCGAAGCTTTTCGCCGCCGGCCAGCCGAAGGCGGCGAAGAAGCTGGGCGAGGAAGCGATCGAAGCCGTCATGGCGGCGGTCACCGGCGATCGCGACAATCTCACCTATGAAGCAGCCGATTTGCTTTATCACCTTTTGGTCGTATTGAAGATAGCCGACATTCCGTTGCAGAATGTCATGGGTGAGCTCGAAAGGCGCACCGCCCAATCCGGCCTTCAGGAGAAGGCCAGCCGGTAG
- the hisA gene encoding 1-(5-phosphoribosyl)-5-[(5-phosphoribosylamino)methylideneamino]imidazole-4-carboxamide isomerase — MILFPAIDLKDGQCVRLKLGDMQQATVYNPDPAAQARAFEDQGFEWLHVVDLNGAFAGETVNGAAVDAILKATKNPVQLGGGIRTLDHIENWLTRGLARVILGTVAVRDPALVVEACRRFPGHIAVGIDAKGGKVAVEGWAQASELGVIELAKKFEGAGVAAIVYTDIDRDGILTGINWASTLELANAVSIPVIASGGLASLDDIRRMVEPDACKLEGAISGRALYDGRIDPKEALSLIKAARTKETAK, encoded by the coding sequence ATGATTCTGTTTCCCGCCATCGACCTCAAGGACGGCCAATGCGTGCGCCTGAAGCTCGGTGATATGCAGCAGGCAACCGTCTACAACCCCGATCCTGCCGCTCAGGCCAGGGCCTTCGAAGACCAAGGCTTCGAGTGGCTGCACGTGGTCGATCTTAACGGCGCCTTTGCCGGCGAGACCGTCAACGGCGCGGCCGTGGACGCCATTCTCAAGGCGACGAAGAACCCGGTGCAGCTCGGCGGCGGCATCCGCACGCTCGACCATATCGAAAACTGGCTGACGCGTGGGCTTGCCCGCGTCATTCTCGGCACGGTCGCGGTGCGCGATCCGGCCCTTGTCGTCGAAGCCTGCAGACGATTTCCGGGCCATATTGCCGTCGGCATCGACGCCAAGGGCGGCAAAGTGGCGGTCGAAGGGTGGGCTCAAGCCTCCGAACTCGGCGTGATCGAGCTGGCGAAGAAATTCGAAGGCGCCGGCGTTGCCGCGATTGTCTATACCGACATCGACCGCGACGGCATCCTGACAGGCATCAACTGGGCCTCGACGTTGGAACTGGCTAATGCCGTCTCCATTCCGGTCATCGCTTCAGGCGGCCTTGCCTCGCTGGACGATATCCGTCGCATGGTCGAACCGGACGCTTGTAAACTGGAAGGTGCGATTTCCGGCCGCGCGCTTTATGATGGCCGTATCGATCCGAAAGAAGCCTTGTCGCTGATCAAGGCGGCGCGGACGAAGGAGACTGCAAAATGA
- the arfB gene encoding alternative ribosome rescue aminoacyl-tRNA hydrolase ArfB, which yields MASDVLYINDRITIAGWELSEQFVLAGGPGGQNVNKVATAVQLFFNIPNSPSLNDRVKANAIRLAGRRVSKDGVLMIEASRFRSQDRNRDDARERLKELILEAAAPPPPPRKKTKPTKGSIERRLKEKSGRAEVKKMRGKVGRD from the coding sequence ATGGCCAGCGACGTACTTTATATCAACGACCGGATCACCATTGCCGGCTGGGAACTGTCGGAACAATTCGTTCTCGCGGGCGGCCCTGGCGGGCAGAACGTCAACAAGGTTGCGACGGCTGTCCAGTTGTTCTTCAATATTCCGAATTCGCCATCGCTGAACGATCGCGTCAAGGCCAACGCCATCAGGCTCGCCGGCCGACGCGTCTCCAAGGACGGCGTATTGATGATCGAGGCCAGCCGTTTCCGCAGCCAGGACCGCAATCGCGACGATGCGCGTGAGCGGCTGAAGGAGCTGATCCTCGAAGCCGCCGCACCACCACCGCCGCCGCGCAAGAAGACCAAGCCGACAAAAGGCTCCATCGAGCGGCGCCTGAAGGAAAAATCAGGCCGCGCGGAGGTCAAGAAGATGCGAGGCAAGGTCGGCCGCGACTAG
- a CDS encoding alpha-ketoglutarate-dependent dioxygenase AlkB family protein: MLLPNGIRHLPSYLDRPTQEALVEAIRAVTAEAPLYTPAMPGTGKEMSVRMTNCGPLGWVTDKQRGYRYQPTHPVTGNPWPAMPGLLLDLWNDIASYEKPPEACLVNFYNDDARMGLHQDRDEQDLAAPVLSISLGNTCLFRVGGLHRNDRTLSFKLSSGDIVVLGGEGRLCFHGVDRIYPTTSTLLKNGGRINLTLRRVNP; this comes from the coding sequence ATGCTCCTTCCCAACGGAATTCGTCATCTCCCCAGCTATCTCGACCGTCCCACGCAGGAGGCGCTAGTCGAAGCGATCCGCGCGGTTACCGCCGAAGCGCCGCTTTACACCCCCGCCATGCCGGGCACGGGCAAGGAGATGTCCGTGCGTATGACCAATTGCGGTCCGCTTGGCTGGGTGACGGACAAACAGCGCGGCTATCGCTATCAACCAACCCATCCGGTCACGGGTAATCCTTGGCCCGCGATGCCGGGACTGCTTCTCGATCTCTGGAACGATATAGCGAGCTATGAAAAGCCGCCTGAAGCTTGTCTCGTCAATTTCTACAACGACGATGCCCGCATGGGCCTGCATCAGGATCGCGACGAACAGGATTTGGCGGCTCCCGTGCTGTCAATTTCGCTCGGCAATACCTGCCTCTTCCGCGTCGGCGGCCTCCACCGCAATGATCGCACGCTATCGTTCAAGCTTTCCAGCGGCGATATCGTCGTTCTCGGCGGGGAGGGAAGGCTTTGCTTCCATGGCGTTGACCGCATCTATCCGACGACGTCGACGCTGCTGAAGAATGGCGGGCGGATAAACCTGACCTTGAGGCGGGTGAACCCCTAG
- a CDS encoding DUF2628 domain-containing protein, with the protein MASYLILTPPGGPDKNQASTRFIRDSFSWAAFLFPTLWLLFHRLWLQAVAAFLLQGIALELIRRPGFFAAGIAILLGVHILAALEGRHAAYRNLVAGGWKTEGLVSAPNLATAEAIYFSGIEVKEEENIRSNNWDIPSSPNNSPSRGGPSFGLPGYDGGR; encoded by the coding sequence ATGGCAAGCTATTTGATTTTGACGCCCCCCGGAGGACCGGACAAGAACCAGGCCAGCACGCGCTTCATCCGCGACAGCTTTTCTTGGGCGGCCTTCCTGTTTCCGACGCTGTGGCTGCTTTTTCACCGGCTCTGGCTGCAGGCGGTCGCCGCCTTTCTGCTGCAGGGCATCGCCTTGGAATTGATCCGCCGGCCGGGATTTTTCGCAGCAGGCATCGCGATCCTGCTCGGTGTGCACATCCTCGCCGCGCTCGAAGGCCGCCATGCTGCCTACCGGAACCTCGTTGCGGGCGGATGGAAGACGGAAGGCCTGGTTTCCGCGCCCAATCTGGCGACGGCCGAAGCGATTTATTTCTCAGGCATCGAGGTGAAAGAGGAGGAGAATATCCGATCGAACAATTGGGATATCCCTTCCTCTCCAAACAACAGTCCAAGCCGCGGCGGGCCGAGTTTCGGCCTTCCCGGCTATGATGGAGGACGCTGA
- the hisB gene encoding imidazoleglycerol-phosphate dehydratase HisB, with the protein MAETVASRTASVSRKTNETSVSVSVNIDGSGKSTISTGVGFFDHMLEQLSRHSLIDMEIDTKGDLHVDDHHAVEDTGIAIGQAIAKALGDRRGITRYASIDLAMDETMTKAAVDLSGRPFLVWNVAFSAPKIGTFDTELVREFFQALAQNAGITLHILNHYGANNHHIAETCFKAVARALRTATEIDPRQAGRVPSTKGTLA; encoded by the coding sequence ATGGCAGAGACCGTAGCGAGCCGCACGGCAAGCGTTTCCCGCAAGACCAACGAGACCTCGGTCTCGGTGTCCGTCAATATCGACGGCAGCGGCAAGTCGACGATTTCGACGGGCGTCGGTTTCTTCGACCATATGCTGGAGCAGCTTTCGCGACATTCGCTGATCGACATGGAGATCGACACCAAGGGCGATTTGCATGTCGACGATCACCATGCGGTCGAAGATACCGGCATCGCCATCGGCCAGGCCATAGCCAAGGCACTCGGCGACCGGCGCGGCATCACCCGCTACGCCTCGATCGATCTTGCCATGGATGAGACGATGACGAAGGCGGCCGTCGATCTGTCCGGCCGGCCTTTCCTCGTCTGGAACGTCGCTTTCAGCGCCCCCAAGATCGGCACCTTCGATACCGAGCTGGTGCGTGAATTCTTCCAGGCCTTGGCGCAGAATGCCGGCATCACGCTGCATATCCTCAACCATTATGGCGCCAACAATCACCATATTGCCGAGACATGCTTCAAGGCCGTTGCCCGCGCGCTGCGCACGGCAACCGAGATCGATCCGCGGCAGGCAGGCCGCGTGCCCTCGACAAAGGGTACACTCGCCTGA
- the hisH gene encoding imidazole glycerol phosphate synthase subunit HisH produces MRVAIIDYGSGNLRSATKAFERAAREAGIDAEIDLTDDAERVASADRIVLPGVGAYADCRRGLDAVSGMADAVIDVVEHKARPFLGICVGMQLMSSRGLEKTITQGFGWIKGDVKEMTPDDPTLKIPQIGWNTLDLRHPHPLFDGIPTGPDGLHAYFVHSYHLAADHADDVIATTSYGGAMTAFVGRDNMAGSQFHPEKSQKLGLALIANFLRWKP; encoded by the coding sequence ATGCGCGTCGCAATTATCGACTACGGCTCCGGCAACCTGCGCTCGGCCACCAAAGCCTTCGAACGCGCAGCGCGTGAAGCCGGTATCGATGCCGAAATCGATCTCACCGACGATGCCGAGCGTGTCGCCAGCGCCGACCGTATCGTGCTTCCGGGCGTCGGCGCCTATGCCGATTGCCGCCGCGGGCTCGACGCCGTTTCCGGCATGGCGGATGCGGTGATCGATGTTGTGGAACACAAAGCCCGCCCCTTCCTGGGTATCTGCGTCGGCATGCAGCTCATGTCGTCGCGCGGGCTCGAAAAGACGATCACGCAGGGGTTCGGCTGGATCAAAGGCGACGTCAAGGAGATGACGCCGGACGATCCCACACTGAAAATCCCACAGATCGGCTGGAATACGCTGGATCTTAGACATCCGCACCCGCTTTTCGACGGCATCCCAACCGGGCCGGACGGGCTGCACGCTTATTTCGTGCATTCCTACCATCTGGCGGCCGATCACGCCGACGATGTCATCGCCACGACCAGCTATGGCGGCGCGATGACAGCCTTTGTCGGCCGCGACAACATGGCCGGCTCGCAGTTCCATCCGGAAAAGAGCCAGAAGCTCGGCCTCGCCCTGATCGCCAATTTCCTGCGCTGGAAGCCTTAA
- a CDS encoding sensor histidine kinase has product MAQLVQDRDIDDTESPSDVRIARRRWTHPFTLIRRIFGNAVFSSLTRRILFFNLAALVVLVGGILYLNQFREGLIDARVESLLTQGEIIAGAVSASASVDTNSITIDPQKLLELQAGQSITPVPNDEDLEFPIDPEKVAPVLTRLISPTRTRARIFDADANLLLDSRHLYSRGQVLRYDLPPVEDEKQSWSDWFSGLLNKMLQPGNLPVYKEAPGGDGSIYPEVMNALTGVRGAVVRTTEKGELIVSVAVPIQRFRAVLGVLLLSTQAGDIDKIVHAERLAIMRVFGVATLVNVVLSLLLSSTIANPLRRLSAAAIRVRRGGAKEREEIPDFSARQDEIGNLSIALREMTTALYDRIDAIESFAADVSHELKNPLTSLRSAVETLPLAKSDDSKKRLMDVIQHDVRRLDRLISDISDASRLDAELARSDARSLDLEVLLRDLIDISRQVGHTKKAVEIDYIVDRKPGAKTKFTIDGHDLRIGQIVTNLIENARSFVAKDTGKITVKLMRTRTRCVIYVEDNGPGIQAENIDRIFERFYTDRPEAEGFGQNSGLGLSISRQIAEAHGGSLRAENIVDGDGTALLGARFILSLPAETPA; this is encoded by the coding sequence TTGGCACAACTGGTGCAAGATAGAGATATCGACGACACGGAAAGCCCGAGCGACGTTAGAATCGCTCGCCGTCGGTGGACTCACCCCTTCACGCTGATCCGCCGCATCTTCGGCAATGCCGTCTTCTCGAGCCTGACGCGGCGCATCCTGTTCTTCAACCTGGCTGCGCTCGTCGTTCTCGTCGGCGGCATCCTCTATCTCAACCAGTTCCGTGAGGGTCTGATCGACGCGCGCGTCGAGAGCCTGCTGACACAGGGCGAAATCATCGCCGGTGCTGTCTCGGCATCGGCCTCGGTCGACACCAATTCGATCACCATCGACCCGCAGAAACTGCTGGAATTGCAGGCCGGCCAGAGCATCACGCCGGTTCCGAACGACGAGGATCTGGAGTTCCCGATCGATCCGGAAAAGGTCGCCCCAGTGCTGACGCGGCTGATTTCGCCGACGCGCACCCGCGCCCGTATCTTCGACGCCGACGCCAACCTGCTGCTCGACAGCCGCCATCTCTATTCACGCGGCCAGGTGTTGCGCTACGACCTGCCACCCGTCGAGGACGAGAAGCAGAGCTGGTCGGACTGGTTCAGCGGGTTGCTCAACAAGATGCTGCAGCCGGGCAACCTGCCAGTCTACAAGGAAGCGCCCGGGGGCGACGGCTCAATCTATCCCGAAGTGATGAATGCGCTGACCGGCGTGCGCGGCGCCGTGGTGCGCACCACGGAAAAGGGTGAGCTAATCGTCTCGGTCGCCGTGCCCATCCAGCGCTTCCGCGCCGTGCTCGGCGTGCTACTGCTGTCAACGCAGGCCGGCGATATCGACAAGATCGTTCATGCCGAGCGCCTGGCAATCATGCGCGTCTTCGGTGTTGCGACGCTGGTTAACGTCGTCCTGTCGCTGCTTCTGTCGTCCACCATCGCCAATCCGCTGCGCCGGCTTTCGGCGGCCGCCATCCGCGTGCGCCGCGGCGGCGCGAAAGAACGCGAGGAAATCCCGGATTTCTCCGCCCGCCAGGATGAAATCGGCAACCTGTCGATCGCGCTGCGCGAAATGACGACGGCACTTTACGACCGCATCGATGCGATCGAAAGTTTTGCCGCCGATGTCAGCCACGAACTGAAGAACCCGCTGACATCGCTGCGCAGCGCCGTCGAGACGCTGCCGCTCGCCAAAAGCGACGACTCCAAGAAGCGGCTGATGGATGTCATTCAGCATGACGTGCGCCGCCTCGACCGACTGATCAGCGATATTTCCGACGCGTCCCGCCTCGATGCCGAACTTGCCCGATCGGATGCGAGATCGCTCGATCTCGAAGTCCTGCTGCGCGACCTGATCGACATTTCCCGGCAAGTCGGGCACACGAAGAAGGCGGTCGAGATAGACTATATCGTCGACCGCAAGCCGGGTGCGAAAACCAAGTTCACGATCGACGGCCATGATCTGCGTATCGGCCAGATCGTTACCAACCTCATTGAAAACGCCCGCTCCTTCGTTGCCAAGGACACCGGCAAGATCACGGTAAAGCTGATGCGCACGAGAACGCGCTGCGTGATCTATGTCGAGGATAACGGGCCGGGCATCCAGGCCGAAAATATCGACCGCATCTTCGAGCGCTTCTATACCGACCGGCCGGAGGCGGAGGGTTTCGGTCAGAATTCCGGTTTGGGCCTGTCGATCAGCCGGCAAATCGCCGAAGCACATGGCGGATCGCTGCGCGCGGAAAACATCGTCGACGGCGACGGCACAGCGCTGCTCGGCGCCCGCTTCATCCTTTCGTTGCCCGCCGAAACACCAGCATGA
- the coaA gene encoding type I pantothenate kinase, giving the protein MTIATQTLPAPETLDIFEAKAYSPYYFFSSEEWAKFRADTPLTLTADEVKRLRSMGDPIDLDEVRRIYLSLSRLLSSHVESSQILFEQRNRFLSLSDVAKTPFVIGIAGSVAVGKSTTARILKELLGRWPSSPKVDLVTTDGFLYPNAELQRRNLMQRKGFPESYDTAALLRFLSAIKAGQPNVQAPCYSHLVYDVLPNEYKTVDRPDILIFEGINVLQSRHLPADGKIVPMVSDFFDFSIYIDADEHLIHNWYVARFMKLRETAFRDPNSFFHRYASITEEEAIATAEGLWKNINLKNLRQNILPTRPRADLILQKGRNHLIEQVALRKL; this is encoded by the coding sequence ATGACAATAGCGACCCAAACCCTGCCTGCGCCCGAGACGCTCGACATTTTTGAGGCAAAAGCCTATTCGCCCTATTATTTCTTTTCTTCGGAAGAGTGGGCGAAATTCCGAGCCGATACGCCGCTGACACTGACCGCTGATGAAGTGAAGCGGCTGCGCTCCATGGGCGATCCGATCGATCTCGATGAAGTCCGGCGCATCTACCTTTCGCTCTCACGCCTGCTGTCTTCGCATGTGGAATCCTCGCAGATCCTGTTCGAGCAGCGCAATCGGTTCCTCAGTCTCTCCGATGTCGCCAAGACACCCTTCGTCATCGGCATCGCCGGCTCCGTCGCCGTCGGCAAATCCACCACGGCCCGTATCCTGAAGGAATTGCTGGGTCGCTGGCCGTCAAGCCCGAAGGTCGATCTGGTCACGACAGACGGTTTTCTCTATCCGAATGCCGAATTGCAGCGCCGCAACCTGATGCAGCGCAAGGGCTTTCCGGAAAGCTACGATACGGCAGCGCTCCTGCGCTTCCTCTCAGCGATCAAGGCCGGCCAGCCGAACGTACAGGCGCCCTGCTATTCGCACCTCGTCTATGATGTGCTGCCGAATGAATACAAAACCGTCGACCGACCGGATATCCTGATCTTCGAGGGCATCAACGTGCTGCAATCGCGGCATCTGCCGGCCGATGGCAAGATCGTGCCCATGGTGTCCGACTTCTTCGATTTCTCGATCTATATCGATGCCGATGAGCATCTGATCCACAACTGGTATGTCGCCCGCTTCATGAAGCTCCGCGAAACCGCGTTCCGCGACCCCAACTCCTTCTTCCACCGCTACGCCTCGATCACGGAAGAAGAGGCAATCGCGACCGCCGAAGGACTTTGGAAGAACATCAATCTGAAGAACCTGCGCCAGAATATCCTGCCGACCCGCCCCCGCGCCGACCTCATCCTGCAGAAAGGCAGGAATCATCTGATCGAGCAGGTGGCTTTGAGGAAGCTCTAG
- the hslV gene encoding ATP-dependent protease subunit HslV: protein MTTIVTIRKGGKVVMAGDGQVSLGQTVMKGNARKVRRIGKGDVIAGFAGATADAFTLLERLEKKLEQYPGQLMRAAVELAKDWRTDKYLRNLEAMMLVADKQVTLAVTGNGDVLEPEHGAMAIGSGGNFALAAARALMDTDKSAEDVARRALDIAADICVYTNHNVVVETLDSES from the coding sequence ATGACGACAATTGTGACTATTCGCAAGGGCGGCAAGGTAGTGATGGCTGGCGATGGCCAGGTGAGCCTTGGCCAGACCGTGATGAAGGGCAATGCCCGCAAGGTTCGCCGCATCGGCAAGGGTGACGTGATTGCCGGTTTCGCCGGTGCGACCGCCGATGCCTTTACGCTCCTCGAGCGGCTTGAAAAGAAGCTCGAACAATATCCCGGCCAGTTGATGCGCGCCGCCGTCGAACTCGCCAAGGACTGGCGCACGGACAAATATCTGCGCAATCTCGAAGCAATGATGCTGGTCGCCGACAAACAAGTGACGCTCGCCGTCACCGGCAACGGCGATGTGCTCGAGCCCGAACACGGCGCCATGGCGATCGGTTCCGGCGGTAATTTTGCGCTCGCCGCCGCCCGCGCTCTGATGGATACCGACAAATCGGCCGAGGACGTCGCCCGCCGTGCGCTCGACATCGCCGCCGACATCTGCGTCTATACCAATCACAACGTGGTGGTCGAAACGCTCGACTCCGAATCCTAA